From Chloroflexota bacterium, a single genomic window includes:
- a CDS encoding AAA family ATPase: MADVARLPPIIRGLLRPEAYPHPAHDLELHETHVSWVVLAGPYAYKLKKPVTLGFVDFSTFARRAANCEAEVQLNRRMAPDVYLGVVDVVERDGEIRVGGPGRVLERAVWMRRLPAEGMLSRLLAREEATPALIRRIARMVARFHATAATGPGVDEYGDRSNIDAHWQGNLREIEPYLEVTLPSWELKVIRRYVGRFLDANDRLFTRRIATHRVRDGHGDLHSNSICLVDDRIVAFDCIEFAAGYRCGDVAAEVAFLSMDLDHAGRADLGWIFVDEYVRRSSDSEVGTLLDFYKCYRAFVRGKVLSLRLAEASLPDPTRQEITAEARAYFDLAFAYAGGAPRPLILVTCGLPGTGKTTLARTLARRLALVPISTDVVRKQLARLAPTEHPTAAFGAGLYTPEMTRRTYAAVRALGARWLRRGVSVVLDGTFAEARQRALVRRMATRLGAHVLFVLTQADDATVRARLETRAADPTNVSDATWEVYQQLRDCAPFQPDAFEPFVIDRSGGSDPESVVASIADLYNR; encoded by the coding sequence GTGGCCGACGTAGCGCGGCTGCCCCCCATCATTCGCGGGCTGCTTCGCCCCGAGGCCTATCCCCACCCCGCCCACGACCTGGAGCTCCACGAGACCCACGTGTCATGGGTCGTTCTCGCCGGGCCCTACGCCTACAAGCTCAAGAAGCCGGTCACGCTCGGGTTCGTCGACTTCTCGACCTTCGCGCGGCGGGCGGCCAACTGCGAGGCGGAGGTCCAGCTCAACCGCCGCATGGCCCCGGACGTGTACCTCGGCGTCGTGGACGTCGTCGAGCGCGATGGAGAGATTCGCGTCGGCGGACCCGGCCGCGTGCTGGAGCGAGCGGTCTGGATGCGACGGCTCCCCGCGGAGGGCATGCTCTCCCGATTGCTCGCGCGCGAGGAGGCCACCCCCGCGTTGATCCGCCGCATCGCCCGGATGGTGGCCCGATTCCACGCGACGGCCGCGACCGGTCCCGGGGTCGATGAGTACGGCGACCGCTCCAACATCGACGCCCACTGGCAGGGCAACCTTCGCGAGATCGAGCCCTACCTCGAGGTCACGCTGCCGTCGTGGGAGCTGAAAGTGATTCGGCGATACGTGGGCCGCTTCCTCGACGCAAATGACCGGCTGTTCACTCGACGGATCGCCACCCATCGCGTTCGCGATGGCCACGGGGACCTCCACTCCAACAGCATCTGCCTGGTGGACGACCGGATCGTGGCCTTCGACTGCATCGAGTTCGCGGCGGGCTATCGCTGCGGGGATGTGGCGGCGGAGGTCGCCTTCCTGAGCATGGACCTGGACCACGCCGGCCGGGCTGACCTGGGCTGGATCTTCGTGGACGAGTACGTCCGCCGATCATCGGACAGCGAAGTCGGCACGCTCCTTGACTTCTACAAGTGCTATCGGGCGTTCGTTCGGGGCAAAGTGCTGAGCCTGCGCCTCGCGGAGGCCAGTCTCCCAGATCCGACCCGGCAGGAGATCACCGCTGAGGCGCGCGCGTACTTCGATCTCGCCTTCGCCTACGCCGGCGGCGCCCCGCGCCCGCTGATCCTCGTGACCTGCGGCCTCCCCGGCACGGGCAAGACGACCCTGGCCCGTACGCTCGCGCGCCGACTCGCGCTGGTGCCCATCTCAACGGACGTGGTGCGCAAGCAGCTCGCGCGCCTCGCTCCCACCGAACACCCAACCGCGGCGTTCGGCGCTGGCCTCTATACGCCGGAGATGACCCGACGAACGTACGCGGCGGTGCGCGCTCTCGGCGCTCGCTGGCTCCGGCGCGGGGTGTCCGTCGTCCTCGACGGCACCTTCGCGGAGGCCCGGCAGCGCGCCCTGGTGCGCCGCATGGCGACTCGCCTCGGCGCGCACGTCCTCTTCGTCCTCACTCAGGCCGACGATGCGACCGTCCGGGCTCGGCTCGAGACACGGGCGGCCGACCCGACGAACGTGTCAGATGCCACGTGGGAGGTCTATCAACAGCTTCGCGATTGCGCTCCGTTTCAGCCTGACGCGTTTGAACCGTTCGTCATCGACCGATCTGGCGGCTCGGACCCGGAATCCGTCGTCGCCTCCATCGCCGATCTGTATAATCGGTAA
- a CDS encoding xanthine dehydrogenase family protein molybdopterin-binding subunit translates to MTSTHGDGPAVGHSADGLIGASIRRVEDPRLVSGTGRFVDDVQLPGMLFLAFLRSPHPHARITAIDVSAARGLSGVEAVVTGDDLPERLNITAQQMVPGMKVPPHPVLARGAVHAVGVPIAAVVATSRAIAQDAVNAIRVEYEPLPSVSNAEEALAPGAPLAREELDSNVCYVARREGGDVERAFAEADLVTRLHIASPRQVAMALEPRGVVASPDPFGESLTVWLSSQGPHRVRADLATVLGFPENRIRAIAPDVGGGFGSKGPLYREDVLACHLALQLRRPVKWVATRNEDFLTTIQGRDQAMTSELALRRDGTMLGLKVRVVANLGAYLQSSTAGPPQRMMAMAPGCYQIRNVQVEVVAVFTNTVPTGPYRGAGRPEAVLNIERLADQAARELGIDRIEIRRKNFIRPDQFPYRTAVGVEYDSGDYERSLDEAIRMSRYDELIRDRDARRARGELVGVGVSTFVEPSGGAGFESGTVRIERTGEITVLTGSSTHGQGHETVFAQIVAQRLRTSMDHVTIQHGDTVAVQQGTGTFGSRSTVMGGGALGLATERIVDKARKIAGHLLEVAPEDVVQADGGFAVSGVPDRTITWRQIAAAAYSGRVPPGLEPGLQETVFFDPRREAWGFGTHIASVRIDRDTGSPTVETLVLVDDCGVIVNPMIVEGQIHGGVAQGLGEAFREHMLYDETGQALTGSLMDYAVTRASDMPKLVLGETVTPNPFNPLGVKGVGEAGTNGSPAAVANAVMDALAPLAITQIDMPFTAPKLWKAIRQAEET, encoded by the coding sequence ATGACGAGCACCCACGGGGACGGTCCCGCCGTCGGTCACTCCGCCGACGGCCTCATCGGCGCGTCGATTCGGCGGGTCGAAGATCCCCGTCTCGTATCGGGCACCGGTCGATTCGTCGACGACGTGCAGCTTCCCGGCATGCTCTTCTTGGCTTTCCTGCGAAGCCCGCACCCCCACGCTCGCATTACCGCCATCGACGTCAGCGCGGCCCGGGGATTGTCGGGCGTCGAGGCCGTGGTGACCGGGGACGACCTCCCGGAGCGCCTGAACATCACCGCCCAGCAGATGGTTCCCGGCATGAAGGTGCCACCCCATCCCGTGCTCGCCCGGGGCGCGGTCCACGCCGTGGGCGTCCCGATCGCGGCGGTGGTGGCGACGAGCCGAGCCATCGCTCAGGACGCGGTCAACGCGATCCGCGTCGAGTACGAGCCGCTCCCCTCGGTCTCCAACGCAGAAGAGGCCCTCGCCCCGGGCGCGCCGCTCGCTCGCGAGGAGCTCGACAGCAACGTGTGCTACGTGGCCCGACGCGAGGGCGGCGACGTCGAGCGCGCCTTCGCCGAGGCGGACCTTGTGACCCGGCTCCACATCGCCAGCCCGCGCCAGGTGGCCATGGCCCTCGAGCCGCGCGGCGTCGTCGCCAGCCCGGACCCGTTCGGCGAAAGCCTCACGGTGTGGCTCTCGAGTCAGGGCCCGCACCGCGTGCGCGCCGACCTCGCGACGGTGCTCGGCTTTCCCGAGAATCGCATCCGCGCCATCGCGCCGGATGTGGGTGGAGGTTTCGGCAGCAAAGGGCCGCTCTACCGAGAGGACGTGCTCGCGTGCCACCTCGCCCTCCAATTGCGGCGGCCGGTGAAGTGGGTCGCGACGCGCAACGAGGACTTTCTCACGACAATCCAGGGCCGCGACCAGGCCATGACCTCCGAGCTGGCGCTTCGCCGGGACGGCACCATGCTCGGCCTGAAAGTCCGCGTCGTCGCGAATCTCGGCGCCTACCTCCAGTCGAGCACTGCGGGCCCACCCCAACGCATGATGGCGATGGCGCCGGGCTGCTATCAGATTCGCAACGTCCAGGTCGAGGTCGTCGCCGTCTTTACCAACACGGTCCCGACCGGTCCGTACCGGGGCGCTGGCCGACCCGAGGCGGTCCTGAACATCGAGCGCCTGGCCGACCAGGCCGCGCGCGAGCTGGGGATCGATCGAATCGAGATTCGCCGCAAGAACTTCATCCGCCCCGATCAGTTCCCCTATCGCACCGCGGTCGGTGTGGAGTACGACTCTGGCGACTATGAGCGATCGCTGGACGAGGCGATCCGCATGTCGAGGTATGACGAGCTGATCCGCGACCGCGACGCGCGCCGCGCACGAGGCGAGCTGGTGGGCGTCGGCGTCTCCACCTTCGTCGAGCCCAGCGGAGGCGCGGGATTCGAGAGCGGCACGGTGAGAATCGAGCGAACCGGCGAGATCACCGTGCTCACCGGATCCAGTACCCACGGCCAGGGCCACGAGACGGTCTTCGCGCAGATCGTCGCTCAGCGGCTCCGCACGTCCATGGACCACGTCACCATCCAGCACGGTGACACCGTCGCCGTCCAGCAAGGCACCGGCACATTCGGCAGCCGAAGCACCGTGATGGGCGGCGGCGCCCTCGGCCTCGCCACCGAGCGGATCGTCGACAAGGCGCGCAAGATCGCCGGTCACCTGCTCGAGGTCGCCCCGGAGGATGTCGTCCAAGCGGACGGCGGCTTCGCGGTCTCCGGCGTTCCCGACCGAACCATCACCTGGCGGCAGATCGCTGCGGCCGCCTACTCCGGGCGCGTGCCGCCAGGACTCGAGCCGGGCCTCCAGGAGACGGTCTTCTTTGACCCGCGTCGCGAGGCATGGGGCTTTGGCACCCACATCGCCTCCGTGCGCATCGATCGAGACACCGGGTCGCCGACCGTTGAGACGCTTGTCCTGGTGGACGATTGCGGCGTCATCGTGAACCCCATGATCGTGGAGGGCCAGATCCACGGCGGCGTCGCGCAGGGCCTCGGCGAGGCCTTCCGCGAGCACATGCTCTACGACGAGACGGGGCAGGCCCTCACCGGCTCCCTCATGGACTACGCGGTCACCCGGGCGTCTGACATGCCCAAGCTCGTCCTCGGCGAGACCGTCACCCCCAACCCGTTTAATCCCCTCGGCGTCAAAGGCGTGGGCGAGGCGGGGACCAATGGCTCCCCCGCCGCGGTGGCCAACGCGGTCATGGACGCGCTCGCTCCGCTCGCTATTACCCAGATCGACATGCCCTTCACCGCGCCCAAGCTCTGGAAAGCGATCCGCCAGGCCGAAGAGACGTGA
- a CDS encoding xanthine dehydrogenase family protein subunit M yields MYPASFTYVAPRSLEEALDLLTRLSGEAKLLAGGHSLIPAMKLRLSEPGSLIDLGRVPELAGVRVDGETLVIGALTVHADLAESPLVRQHLPGLADAASLIGDVQVRNRGTIGGSAAHADPGADEPVILTALDATFALASANGRRFVQADEFFTGFFTTALAPNEILTEVRIPIPPRNVATAYAKLGHPASGYVLVSAGALVRRAPNGAFESARIALGGLGGGPTRARGVEEALQGAPVTPDAIAAAASRAAEGTDPDDDPYASAEYKRHLATVLARRAIESAVARLPA; encoded by the coding sequence ATGTACCCGGCTAGCTTCACCTACGTCGCGCCCCGCTCCCTGGAAGAGGCGTTGGACCTGCTGACTCGGCTGTCCGGCGAGGCCAAGCTGCTGGCAGGCGGCCACAGTCTGATCCCGGCCATGAAGCTTCGCCTCTCCGAACCGGGTTCGCTCATCGATCTCGGCCGCGTTCCCGAACTTGCCGGCGTTCGCGTCGACGGGGAGACGCTCGTCATTGGAGCGTTGACGGTGCACGCCGACCTCGCTGAGTCTCCCCTCGTGCGCCAGCATCTGCCAGGCCTCGCCGACGCGGCGAGCCTGATCGGCGACGTGCAGGTCCGGAACCGCGGGACCATCGGCGGGAGCGCCGCCCACGCGGACCCGGGCGCCGACGAGCCGGTCATCCTCACGGCCCTCGACGCGACCTTCGCGCTCGCCTCGGCCAATGGCCGCCGATTCGTCCAAGCCGACGAGTTCTTTACCGGGTTTTTCACGACAGCCCTCGCGCCGAACGAGATCCTGACCGAGGTCCGCATCCCCATCCCGCCGCGAAACGTGGCGACTGCCTACGCCAAGCTCGGGCATCCGGCTTCGGGCTACGTTCTGGTGAGCGCGGGCGCGCTGGTTCGACGGGCCCCGAACGGCGCCTTCGAGTCCGCCAGGATCGCGCTGGGCGGGCTCGGCGGCGGTCCAACGCGCGCACGCGGCGTCGAGGAGGCGCTACAGGGCGCGCCCGTCACGCCGGACGCCATCGCCGCGGCCGCCAGCCGCGCAGCCGAGGGCACGGACCCAGACGACGACCCCTACGCCAGCGCGGAGTACAAGCGCCACCTCGCCACAGTCCTGGCTCGGCGCGCCATCGAATCGGCCGTCGCCCGGCTCCCCGCGTGA
- a CDS encoding (2Fe-2S)-binding protein: protein MTAVQNQRGALHRVQLTVNGEPRAEDVEARLLLVQLIRERLGLTGTHIGCDTSQCGACTVLLDGRAVKSCTILAVQAQGREITTIEGLAPRGTLHPVQEGFREEHGLQCGFCTPGMIMSAVALLRANPDPSDAEIAHALEGNICRCTGYVNIVKSVRWAAQRLRGQHVPG, encoded by the coding sequence GTGACGGCGGTTCAGAACCAACGAGGCGCGCTCCATCGCGTTCAGCTCACCGTGAACGGCGAGCCACGAGCGGAGGATGTGGAGGCGAGGCTCCTCCTCGTTCAGCTCATCCGAGAGCGCCTCGGGCTCACCGGGACCCACATCGGGTGCGACACGAGCCAGTGCGGGGCGTGCACGGTGCTGCTGGATGGACGGGCCGTGAAGTCCTGCACGATCCTCGCCGTACAGGCGCAGGGTCGCGAGATCACCACGATCGAAGGCCTGGCTCCCCGGGGAACGCTTCACCCGGTGCAGGAGGGGTTCCGAGAAGAGCACGGACTCCAGTGCGGCTTTTGCACACCGGGCATGATCATGAGCGCCGTGGCGCTCCTGCGCGCGAATCCGGACCCATCGGACGCGGAGATCGCGCACGCCCTCGAAGGAAACATCTGCCGTTGCACCGGCTACGTGAACATCGTGAAGTCAGTGCGGTGGGCAGCGCAGCGGCTGCGAGGCCAGCATGTACCCGGCTAG
- a CDS encoding Gfo/Idh/MocA family oxidoreductase, producing MKVCVAGQGAFGTRHLEALQNIEGVEVVTLTGGRPESTEAVAKKFGIPHWTSNLSESLAQPGVEAVILASPTQVHAQQAVQCMRAGKHVLIEIPMADSLEDSRRILAVQRETGVVAMAGHVRRFNPSHQWVRKRIQAGELTIQQLDVQTFFFRRTNMNALGQPRSWTDHLLWHHACHTVDLFQYQTGEVASQAYALQGPIHPELGIAMDMSAILKVPSGAICTLSLSFNNDGPLGSFFRYICDNGTYIARYDDLVDGYEHPIDVSKVDVSLNGVEIEDREFFAAIKEGREPNSSVAQCLPAMETLDRLERML from the coding sequence ATGAAAGTGTGTGTCGCCGGCCAGGGAGCGTTTGGCACGAGGCACCTCGAAGCCCTCCAGAACATCGAGGGCGTCGAGGTCGTCACCCTCACCGGCGGGAGGCCGGAGAGCACCGAGGCGGTCGCCAAGAAGTTCGGCATTCCCCACTGGACGTCGAACCTTTCGGAGAGCCTGGCCCAGCCCGGCGTGGAGGCCGTCATCCTGGCAAGCCCCACGCAAGTCCACGCGCAGCAGGCTGTGCAGTGCATGCGCGCCGGGAAGCACGTCCTCATCGAGATCCCCATGGCGGACTCGCTCGAGGACTCACGGCGGATCCTCGCCGTCCAGCGGGAGACGGGAGTCGTCGCGATGGCCGGCCACGTCCGCCGCTTCAACCCGAGCCACCAGTGGGTCCGGAAACGAATCCAGGCTGGCGAGCTGACGATCCAGCAGCTCGACGTCCAGACCTTCTTCTTTCGCCGCACCAACATGAACGCCCTGGGCCAGCCGCGAAGCTGGACGGACCATTTGCTCTGGCATCACGCGTGCCACACCGTCGATCTCTTTCAGTACCAGACGGGCGAGGTCGCATCGCAGGCATACGCCCTGCAGGGTCCTATCCATCCGGAGCTCGGCATCGCGATGGACATGAGCGCCATCCTCAAAGTCCCCTCCGGCGCCATCTGCACCCTCTCGCTTTCGTTTAACAACGACGGGCCGCTCGGCTCGTTCTTCCGATATATCTGCGACAACGGAACCTACATCGCGCGCTACGACGACCTCGTAGACGGGTACGAGCATCCCATCGACGTATCGAAGGTCGACGTCTCCCTCAACGGCGTTGAGATCGAGGACCGCGAGTTCTTCGCTGCGATCAAGGAGGGACGGGAGCCCAACTCCAGCGTCGCCCAGTGCCTGCCCGCGATGGAGACCCTCGACCGCCTGGAGCGCATGCTGTGA
- a CDS encoding class III extradiol dioxygenase subunit beta, whose translation MARIIAGAGCSHVPAIGAALDHGRTQDPYWAPLFQGFEPAKQWFASTKPDVLILIYNDHASAFSLEIIPTFALGCAEEFAPADEGWGPRPVPVVKGHPELAWHIAQSVILDEFDITIVNNMPVDHGLTVPMSLMFGQPAAWPCPVIPLAVNVVQYPPPTGHRCFALGQAIRRAVETFDRDLRVVVLGTGGMSHQIQGPRAGLINKEFDRRFLDNLTADPQALVRMPHVEYMREAGSESVELVMWLIMRGALDDQVREVYRFYHVPASNTAVGTIILENAQAMREA comes from the coding sequence GTGGCTAGGATCATCGCGGGCGCCGGGTGCTCGCACGTCCCGGCGATCGGCGCGGCCCTCGACCACGGTCGCACGCAGGACCCCTACTGGGCCCCGCTGTTCCAGGGCTTCGAGCCCGCGAAGCAGTGGTTCGCTTCGACGAAGCCCGACGTGCTCATCCTCATCTACAATGATCACGCCTCCGCGTTCTCGCTCGAGATCATCCCAACCTTCGCGCTCGGCTGCGCGGAGGAGTTCGCGCCGGCCGACGAGGGGTGGGGACCCCGTCCCGTGCCGGTGGTCAAGGGGCACCCAGAGCTGGCCTGGCACATCGCCCAATCCGTAATCCTCGACGAGTTCGACATCACCATCGTCAACAACATGCCCGTCGATCACGGACTCACCGTTCCCATGTCTCTGATGTTCGGGCAGCCCGCCGCCTGGCCGTGCCCGGTGATCCCGCTCGCCGTCAACGTGGTGCAGTATCCGCCACCCACCGGCCATCGCTGCTTCGCCCTGGGGCAGGCCATTCGCCGCGCGGTGGAGACGTTCGATCGAGACCTGCGGGTGGTCGTGCTCGGCACCGGCGGGATGTCGCATCAGATCCAGGGGCCCCGAGCCGGCCTCATCAACAAGGAGTTCGATCGGCGTTTCCTCGATAATCTCACCGCCGACCCGCAGGCCCTCGTTCGCATGCCCCACGTGGAGTACATGCGCGAGGCGGGGTCGGAATCCGTCGAGCTGGTCATGTGGCTCATCATGCGCGGTGCCCTCGACGACCAGGTCCGCGAGGTGTACCGCTTCTACCACGTGCCGGCCTCGAACACGGCCGTGGGAACCATCATTCTCGAAAATGCTCAGGCGATGAGGGAAGCATGA
- the ligA gene encoding protocatechuate 4,5-dioxygenase subunit alpha: MAVQHDYDDIPGTTVFDAERSRKGYHLNMFCMSLMKPENRDAFKSDPAAYLARFPMTEEQRQAVLRRDWNAMIYLGGNIYFTSKIAACDGLTFQQIAAEMTGMTQESYAEMMLRGGRSIEGNRSKKEQARG, translated from the coding sequence ATGGCTGTGCAGCATGACTATGATGATATTCCCGGCACCACCGTCTTCGACGCCGAGCGTTCGCGGAAAGGCTATCACCTGAACATGTTCTGCATGTCGCTCATGAAGCCCGAGAACCGTGACGCGTTCAAGTCGGATCCGGCAGCGTATCTGGCGCGCTTTCCCATGACCGAGGAGCAGCGCCAGGCGGTGCTCCGGAGGGACTGGAACGCGATGATCTATCTTGGCGGAAACATCTACTTCACGTCCAAGATCGCCGCCTGCGACGGTCTGACGTTTCAACAGATCGCCGCGGAGATGACCGGTATGACCCAGGAATCCTACGCCGAAATGATGCTGCGCGGCGGCCGCTCCATCGAGGGCAATCGCAGCAAGAAGGAGCAGGCGCGTGGCTAG
- the ribB gene encoding 3,4-dihydroxy-2-butanone-4-phosphate synthase, which yields MALIELVTHVHDVIAAFATGKLVLIVDDEREHEGDVAIAANRVDAAAVTFMATQARGLVCVPMLGSRLDELELPLMAGPRRTSDLPAFTVSVDAREGVTSGISAEDRAKTVRALIDRRTQPTDLIRPGHVFPLRYEEGGVLTRPGHTEAAVDLARLAGCYPAAVICEVMNDDGTMARRGQLEPFAERYQLPVITIAQIIEYRRRTEAMQLFRGN from the coding sequence TTGGCCCTTATCGAGCTTGTCACCCACGTCCACGACGTGATCGCCGCGTTTGCGACGGGAAAGCTCGTCCTCATCGTGGACGACGAGCGCGAGCACGAGGGCGACGTGGCCATCGCGGCGAATCGCGTGGACGCCGCCGCAGTGACCTTCATGGCCACGCAGGCGCGCGGGCTGGTTTGCGTGCCGATGCTGGGCTCCCGACTGGATGAGCTGGAGCTGCCGTTGATGGCGGGGCCGCGGCGCACCAGCGACCTGCCGGCGTTCACGGTCTCGGTGGACGCGCGGGAGGGGGTCACGTCCGGGATCTCCGCGGAGGACCGAGCGAAGACGGTCCGCGCCCTCATCGACCGGCGGACGCAGCCGACGGACCTCATTCGTCCCGGCCACGTGTTCCCATTGCGGTACGAGGAGGGTGGGGTCCTGACCCGGCCCGGGCATACGGAGGCGGCGGTCGATCTCGCGCGGCTGGCCGGGTGTTATCCGGCCGCGGTGATCTGCGAGGTGATGAACGACGACGGGACCATGGCGCGGCGTGGACAGCTCGAGCCCTTCGCGGAGCGGTACCAGCTTCCGGTCATCACCATCGCCCAGATCATCGAGTACCGTCGGCGCACCGAGGCAATGCAGCTCTTCCGGGGCAACTGA
- a CDS encoding NUDIX domain-containing protein yields MNALDEVTLTPTALLAVDVVVFTLRPAPVEQSWQVLLVRQSDAGHPPQPRMRHAVELRDVASAGSEGVRYALPGVLVEADETFDGAARRALAVKAGLDARDWYLEQLATFGSPTRDTRARVASVAHIALVRSDDLAFSSSAAADAVEWHPVGEIPWDALAFDHAAMLREAIQRVRGKVRYAWVLFQLLPPVFTISELRAAYAAIRDPDVMHLSTSNMRKLFGRLIERGMLVPVGERAQAKGRGRPGDLFRFSGPLTGTWARELPW; encoded by the coding sequence ATGAACGCGCTGGATGAGGTGACGCTCACCCCCACGGCCTTGCTGGCCGTGGACGTCGTCGTGTTCACGCTGCGGCCGGCTCCTGTCGAGCAATCGTGGCAGGTGCTCCTGGTGCGGCAATCCGATGCAGGCCACCCGCCGCAGCCGAGGATGCGCCATGCCGTGGAGCTGCGAGATGTCGCCAGTGCGGGGAGCGAGGGCGTGCGCTACGCGCTGCCCGGGGTGCTGGTTGAGGCGGACGAGACCTTCGACGGCGCCGCGCGGCGCGCGCTGGCCGTGAAGGCCGGGCTCGACGCGCGCGACTGGTACCTGGAGCAGCTCGCAACCTTCGGCAGCCCCACCCGCGACACGCGGGCCCGCGTCGCCTCCGTCGCGCACATCGCCCTGGTCAGGAGCGACGACCTGGCATTCAGCTCGAGCGCCGCGGCGGACGCCGTGGAGTGGCACCCGGTGGGGGAGATCCCCTGGGACGCCCTCGCCTTCGACCACGCCGCGATGTTGCGCGAGGCGATCCAGCGGGTACGGGGCAAGGTCCGATACGCCTGGGTGCTGTTCCAGCTCCTCCCACCAGTTTTCACGATATCCGAGCTACGGGCCGCATACGCGGCGATCCGGGATCCCGACGTCATGCACCTGAGCACCTCGAACATGCGCAAGCTCTTCGGGCGGCTCATCGAGCGGGGCATGCTCGTTCCCGTCGGGGAGCGGGCGCAGGCGAAGGGTCGGGGCAGACCGGGCGATCTCTTTCGCTTCAGCGGCCCCTTGACGGGCACCTGGGCGCGCGAGCTTCCCTGGTAG
- the nadA gene encoding quinolinate synthase NadA has protein sequence MALQEHGFHGAESSLGVSLNGSVDTGSLLEEIRALRTERNAVILAHNYQVPEIQDVADYVGDSLGLAQAAARTDADVIVMCGVYFMAETAKILCPDRVVLIPDRAAGCSLADSITVGQLRAWKAEHPGAVVVAYVNTSAAVKAESDYCVTSGNAEEVVRSIPADREILFLPDMFLGAHVERATGRTMHVWMGECHVHAGIRPDEIERRRAADPEVDLLIHPECGCTAQMVWARSGGVIGSTRSFLLSTEKMLSHARSSPRSRFLVATETGMLHRLRKELPEKSFEAADPGAVCRYMKMITPLKLRNTLRDLAPRVEVPGEVASRARVAIDRMLAVPATRPSFE, from the coding sequence ATGGCCCTCCAGGAACATGGCTTCCACGGTGCCGAGTCGTCGTTGGGCGTTTCGCTCAACGGAAGCGTTGACACGGGCAGCCTTCTCGAAGAGATTCGGGCCCTCAGAACGGAGCGGAACGCCGTGATCCTGGCCCACAACTATCAGGTCCCCGAGATCCAGGACGTGGCCGACTACGTTGGCGACTCCCTCGGCCTCGCCCAGGCGGCGGCCAGGACCGACGCGGACGTGATCGTCATGTGCGGCGTGTACTTCATGGCGGAGACCGCCAAAATCCTCTGCCCGGACCGCGTGGTGCTCATCCCCGACCGCGCCGCCGGTTGCTCGCTGGCGGACTCGATCACCGTGGGACAGCTTCGCGCGTGGAAGGCCGAGCACCCTGGCGCGGTGGTCGTCGCCTATGTGAACACGAGCGCGGCGGTGAAGGCGGAGAGCGACTACTGCGTGACCTCTGGCAACGCGGAAGAGGTCGTCCGGTCAATTCCTGCCGATCGCGAGATCCTGTTCCTGCCGGACATGTTTCTCGGCGCGCACGTGGAGCGGGCCACGGGACGGACGATGCACGTGTGGATGGGCGAGTGCCACGTCCACGCCGGGATCCGCCCGGACGAGATCGAGCGGCGCCGGGCGGCGGACCCGGAGGTGGATCTCCTCATCCACCCGGAGTGCGGCTGCACCGCGCAGATGGTGTGGGCGCGCTCGGGTGGTGTCATCGGCTCGACGCGCTCGTTCCTGCTGTCCACCGAGAAGATGCTGTCCCACGCGCGATCGTCGCCGCGAAGTCGCTTTCTCGTGGCGACGGAGACCGGCATGCTCCACCGCCTTCGCAAGGAGCTGCCCGAAAAGTCCTTCGAGGCGGCGGATCCGGGCGCCGTGTGCCGATACATGAAGATGATCACGCCCCTGAAGCTGCGGAACACGCTGCGCGACCTGGCGCCGCGCGTCGAGGTGCCCGGCGAGGTCGCATCGCGCGCGCGGGTGGCGATCGATCGTATGCTTGCGGTGCCGGCGACGCGCCCGAGCTTTGAGTAA